One Rhizoctonia solani chromosome 2, complete sequence DNA segment encodes these proteins:
- a CDS encoding AAA family ATPase, translated as MSTSQQYQMSVEANPALHADRPGLPSESLIADAHTRLSLIFNSFVGQHRVSGSQGTNGLALVLYCPLEGGEYVIDATVHELAQRSGATVTTIDLAQLINEQPRSFWEDASKSSQDKESNSDSESKPESANGTGYFKMHEPITSNRICDLVDMAIREPSSDPAVGDTSEKHRRIVYVRDFGFLATFAPECYKRIIKDSQDQVDGDTGSTELGNTSITVILGASPLLIKDGLFQESDPRTLTRRDSSPDLMSFLTSRRSKPETKQESETPGSWGEGEVADKPREERLRRQHEMWNSNTLSSHIHDHLTKVGVSAEKGRGRSSRSKCIPACVVVPKKRNLEQERFSREKRRLNLNELQVRMALLASGGELESLTDVVESRFKEQLIECDVIQQVADRALSFALSLPSNSSSSAHPTISWEAYCDAWKRQEERDRERAQWMESSVLMENKSSDDSNEDDGESSSSSSDSSSNSGDYIPTSNRSKDKKDTTDPVVERVKSEGMDSYERQMLDCLICPDDLQSGFDAVHLPNSTIETIRTVVSLQLVCPEAFQTGILKQYNMSGALLFGPPGTGKTLLAKAIAKESGARMLSVKPSDILEKCVGEDEKKVQALFKLARRLKPCVIFIDEVDALLGARMPARNDNSSRWRTDMLTQFTQEMDGMLSSDVIVIGATNRPFDLDDAIIRRLPCRVLVDLPDTNAREAILKILLLNENLGSDVNLAELASQTPHFSGSDLKHLCVMAAFESAKELAKISWTDQKDKKGKKPGSAVSALGNLSPATSESGIEEVDAPIASTAATSNDAESRLADAPQTRTIAKRHLAHALGQVRASTSEMQSSLTELRRWNEQFGSGSRSSRTNGVAVPGSALSGPGQTWINGTGINTQGMGTSVMDGPGTYGSGAYGPGSYGSEMRVHGMNGSTGHVVDVNYVPPPRGTYLRSLGIDLDAK; from the exons ATGTCCACATCACAGCAGTATCAGATGTCTGTAgaagcaaatccagcactACACGCCGATCGCCCGGGCCTTCCGTCTGAGTCGCTAATCGCCGATGCGCATACCCGACTATCGCTGATCTTCAACTCGTTCGTTGGCCAGCATCGCGTGTCCGGATCGCAAGGCACAAATGGACTAGCGCTAGTGCTCTACTGTCCGCTCGAGGGAGGAGAG TATGTCATCGATGCCACCGTACACGAGTTGGCGCAGAGGTCTGGAGCGACAGTGACAACTATAGACTTGGCACAACTGATCAATGAGCAACCAAGAAGCTTCTGGGAGG ATGCATCAAAGTCTAGCCAGGACAAAGAAAGCAACTCGGactctgagtcaaagccaGAGAGCGCCAACGGCACCGGGTACTTCAAAATGCACGAACCTATCACATCCAACAGAATCTGCGACCTGGTCGACATGGCTATCCGGGAGCCTAGCAGTGACCCGGCAGTCGGCGACACATCAGAGAAGCATCGGCGTATCGTATATGTTCGAGACTTTGGGTTTCTAGCGACGTTTGCCCCAGAATGCTATAAACGAATCATCAAGGACAGTCAGGATCAGGTGGACGGGGACACTGGAAGTACTGAACTAGGCAATACATCTATCACGGTCATTCTGGGCGCTTCTCCGCTCCTCATCAAGGATGGCCTATTCCAAGAATCTGATCCTCGAACGCTCACTAGGCGAGACTCATCGCCTGATCTTATGTCTTTCCTGACGTCGCGCCGTTCGAAGCCCGAGACTAAACAGGAGAGCGAAACGCCAGGATCTtggggggaaggagaggTCGCAGACAAGCCTCGCGAGGAACGACTACGTCGGCAGCATGAGATGTGGAATAGCAACACGCTGTCGAGTCATATCCATGATCATCTTACCAAGGTCGGAGTATCGGCTGAAAAAGGTCGCGGTCGGTCATCCCGTTCGAAGTGTATACCGGCATGTGTCGTGGTCCCAAAGAAGAGAAACCTCGAGCAGGAGCGCTTTTCTCGAGAGAAACGGCGCCTGAATCTGAACGAGCTGCAAGTCCGGATGGCGCTCCTCGCTTCTGGAGGCGAGTTGGAAAGTTTGACTGATGTCGTGGAGAGTCGGTTCAAAGAACAATTGATCGAATGTGATGTCATCCAACAGGTAGCTGACCGGGCACTCAGCTTTGCTCTATCCTTGCCCTCTAATTCCAGTTCGTCGGCACACCCTACGATATCCTGGGAGGCATACTGTGACGCATGGAAGCGCCAAGAGGAGCGAGACAGGGAGCGTGCCCAGTGGATGGAAAGCTCGGTGCTGATGGAGAACAAATCTTCTGATG ACTCCAATGAGGATGACGGTGAAAGCTCTAGTAGTAGTAGTGATAGCTCAAGTAATAGCGGCGACTATATTCCAACGAGCAACAGGTCGAAGGACAAGAAGGATACCACGGATCCGGTTGTCGAAAGGGTCAAGAGTGAAGGAATGGACTCGTATGAGCGACAGATGCTCGACTGTCTGATTTGCCCAG ATGATCTTCAGTCTGGATTTGACGCGGTTCATCTTCCCAACTCGACGATAGAAACAATCCGCACTGTGGTGTCCTTGCAGCTGGTCTGCCCAGAGGCATTCCAGACTGGCATCCTGAAACAGTATAACATGTCCGGCGCGCTGCTGTTTGGCCCACCAGGGACTGGGAAAACACTACTGGCAAAGGCGATTGCGAAGGAGTCGGGTGCTCGGATG CTTTCCGTTAAGCCTTCCGATATCTTGGAAAAG TGCGTAGGAGAGGACGAGAAGAAAGTCCAAGCTCTATTCAAGCTCGCCCGTCGGCTGAAGCCATGCGTCATCTTTATCGATGAGGTCGATGCATTGTTGGGCGCTCGGATGCCTGCGAGGAATGACAACTCATCGCGCTGGCGTACAGACATGCTGACGCAGTTCACCCAAGAGATGGATGGGATGCTGTCTTCTGATGTGATTGTGATCGGAGCGACTAACCGTCCGTTCGATTTGGATGACGCAATCATTCGCCGGCTACCCTGTCGCGTCCTCGTCGATCTCCCTGATACGAATGCTCGCGAGGCTATACTGAAGATTCTGCTACTGAACGAGAACCTAGGATCGGATGTCAACTTGGCCGAACTGGCGAGCCAGACGCCCCACTTTAGCGGATCAGACCTGAAGC ATTTATGCGTCATGGCTGCATTCGAGTCTGCCAAAGAACTAGCAAAGATCTCGTGGACAGATcagaaagacaagaaaggCAAGAAGCCTGGTTCAGCTGTTTCGGCACTCGGCAACTTGAGTCCGGCTACATCGGAGTCGGGGATCGAGGAAGTCGATGCACCAATCGCATCCACCGCTGCAACCT CAAATGACGCAGAATCGCGGTTGGCGGATGCTCCCCAGACACGCACGATTGCCAAGCGTCACCTTGCACATGCACTGGGCCAGGTCCGCGCATCGACCTCCGAGATGCAGTCATCTCTGACCGAACTTCGGCGCTGGAACGAGCAGTTTGGATCCGGCAGTCGGTCGAGCAGAACCAATGGAGTCGCTGTGCCCGGGTCGGCTCTTTCGGGACCGGGGCAGACATGGATAAATGGGACGGGAATAAACACTCAGGGTATGGGCACGAGTGTAATGGACGGGCCCGGAACGTACGGGTCAGGAGCATATGGGCCAGGATCATACGGGTCAGAGATGAGGGTGCATGGGATGAATGGATCGACAGGACATGTGGTAGATGTGAACTATGTCCCACCGCCACGAGGCACGTACCTACGCTCATTGGGTATAGACTTGGATGCCAAGTAG
- a CDS encoding aromatic di-alanine and TPR containing protein, with protein sequence MQDANNNQTSSLPLAPSINQDDKSAAELASNLFKGMNPEDPGPPVLSLDFVNCWNFPEAGLGSTSMASLETSENQTNTPTSVNKNEQSGDGPQTEDSACEDDQVIELFKFLLASGPHDALQVQDTTPGIQGFLRVIQQHLYAVQASEAKVLTSNMATTLSKLTNCDEDDRFAAAFKLTFRRQLLIWMAQQQSRKYDNRGDINDLNQAIALYEQCIAGPSAHSSAESDILSNLGVCLTERFERLGNLEDIDNAVDCLSHLARMTSDSDENLTGRLANLGAAYNNRFKRLGSLEDNEQAIQCLRHAVSTAQKNDKGLPDCLNNLGNAYLTLYRTTGRMNAIDEALSVLEQAVICTPVGHADLASRLNNLGNVYLTRFERLGYMSDLHKAIELQSHGVKLTRITHKDLPGQLNNLGNAHMSRFEHLGGLEDVEHAIECLTQAVVQTPPRHPDMPGQLNNLGNAHMSRFKHLGGLEDVEHAIECLTQAVVQTPPRHPDMPSWLNNLGSAHMSRFKHLGGLEDVEHAIECLTQAVVQTPPRHPDMPSWLSNLGSAHMSRFEHLGGLEDVEHAIECLTQAVVQTPPRHPDMPGQLNNLGNAHMSRFEHLGGLEDVEHAIECLTQAVVQTPPRHPNMPSRLSNLGNAHMSRFKHLGGLEDVEHAIECLTQAVVQTPPRHPDMPGQLNNLGNAHMSRFKHLGGLEDVEHAIECLTQAVVQTPPRHPDMPGQLNNLGNAHMSRFEHLGRLEDVEHAIECLTQAVVQTPPRHPDMPSWLSNLGSAHMSRFKHLGGLEDVEHAIECLTQAVVQTPPRHPDMPSRLNNLGNAHMSRFKHLGGLEDVEHAIECLTQAVVQTPPRHPNMPSRLSNLGNAHMSRFEHLGGLEDVEHAIECLTQAVVQTPPRHPDMPGQLNNLGNAHMSRFEHLGGLEDVEHAIECLTQAVVQTPPRHPNMPSRLSNLGNAHMSRFKHLGGLEDVEHAVECLTQAVVQTPPRHPNMPSRLSNLGSAHMSRFEHLGRLEDVEHAIECLTQAVVQTPPRHPDMPGQLNNLGNAHMSRFEHLGGLEDVEHAIECLTQAVVQTTPRHPNMPSRLNNLGNAYISRFEHLGDIQDADRAIEHLASATQLQTGHPNQCGTLANLGNAYSHRFRRLRHIEDLNQAIKCKAQAVELAPSNHASLPSLLSSLGASLQQRFDRTGCTQDLDNAIIRHHEAVGLASESHVRYAAYLNNLGNAYLSRFEAHHQQEDIKNAVDHFKKAALCTQKDHVDLPGLLANLSNALSQEFEAFEDSTVLEQAIEAQTQAVSLVPVGHVDYPRFHSQLAHLHITRMKHSSDPLDIATAAAHFQAAAKSKVGHPCDRFVAARMAALMNSKLSLPDTIDAFQLAIDMIPQLIWVGATVDDRYRDLPLLGDLTQRAAVAAIDAGNHSLALEWLEQGRSIVWGQTLQLQTPLGELSSRHPNLAQELEQTAAELSRASSDPVPPVLDEPTTGNLQSHQQDLRGHHIRSTAAKYESLLSEARSIPGFERFMLPKKASELLKAASHHPVVAVNLHESRCDALALISGSSNIQHIPLPNMTYEKAEIARVRIRYSLNGRGLEERYSMRGAKPLGKQDYFPKVLATLWTDLVQPVLQALGYMPRRSEELPHLTWCITGLLSFLPIHAAGHYDRPMEKLSDYAITSYTPTLAALLPSSRTCSTSSPSLLTVCQAATPNMSPLPGTTTELAKIKERIPSGISCKQMDSESAKVSSVLDAMKSYSCVHLACHAHQNLTHPTESGFYLHDGTLTLRDIMQQSFKHKHLAFLSACQTAKGDDGLPDEAVHLASGMLMAGYPSVIATMWSIADVHAPTIADEVYARLMKEGSIGPGDTARALHYAVAKLREQLRPKDFVLWMPYIHIGI encoded by the exons AGCATG GCTTCGCTGGAGACCTCAGAAAATCAAACAAATACCCCCACTTCTGTGAACAAGAACGAACAATCGGGGGATGGCCCGCAGACAGAAGACTCAGCATGCGAAGATGACCAAGTAATCGAACTATTTAAGTTTTTATTAGCTTCTGGACCACACGATGCCTTGCAAGTCCAAGACACTACTCCTGGCATTCAGGGATTTCTACGAGTGATACAACAGCATCTCTATGCCGTCCAAGCTAGTGAGGCTAAGGTCTTGACAAGTAATATGGCTACCACGCTCTCAAAGCTTACAAACTGCGACGAAGATGACCGTTTTGCCGCAGCCTTCAAACTTACTTTTCGTCGACAGCTACTCATATGGATGGCACAACAGCAAAGTCGCAAATACGATAACCGTGGGGACATAAATGACCTCAACCAAGCGATTGCTCTCTACGAGCAGTGCATAGCCGGACCTTCCGCCCATAGCTCTGCTGAATCTGATATACTAAGTAATCTTGGCGTCTGTCTTACTGAGCGATTCGAGCGTCTGGGTAACCTGGAAGACATCGACAACGCAGTCGATTGTTTATCGCACTTGGCTCGCATGACTTCCGATAGCGATGAGAACCTTACAGGCAGATTAGCCAACCTCGGGGCGGCATACAATAATCGATTCAAGCGCTTAGGGAGCCTCGAAGATAACGAACAAGCAATACAATGCCTTAGGCATGCAGTGTCTACAGCACAGAAGAACGATAAAGGGCTGCCTGACTGTCTCAACAACCTTGGAAACGCGTACCTGACACTGTATAGAACAACGGGCAGAATGAATGCCATTGACGAAGCACTCTCAGTCTTGGAGCAGGCGGTTATCTGTACCCCAGTTGGGCATGCTGATTTGGCCTCTCGCTTGAACAACCTCGGAAATGTGTATCTGACCCGATTCGAGCGGTTGGGCTACATGAGCGATCTGCATAAGGCGATCGAGCTACAGTCTCATGGAGTCAAACTGACACGCATCACGCACAAGGATCTACCCGGTCAGCTCAATAACCTCGGAAATgcccatatgtcccgattcgagcacttgggtggactcgaggatgtagagcatgcaatcgagtgcttgacacaggcagtcgtacaaacgcccccgcgCCATCCAGACATGCCCGGTCAGCTCAATAACCTCGGAAAcgcccatatgtcccgattcaagcacttgggtggactcgaagatgtagagcatgcaatcgagtgcttgacccaggcagtcgtacaaacgcccccgcgCCATCCAGACATGCCCAGTTGGCTCAATAACCTCGGAAGcgcccatatgtcccgattcaagcacttgggtggactcgaggatgtagagcatgcaatcgagtgcttgacccaggcagtcgtacaaacgcctcCGCGCCATCCAGACATGCCCAGTTGGCTCAGTAACCTCGGAAGcgcccatatgtcccgattcgagcacttgggtggactcgaagatgtagagcatgcaatcgagtgcttgacacaggcagtcgtacaaacgcccccgcgCCATCCAGACATGCCCGGTCAGCTCAATAACCTCGGAAAcgcccatatgtcccgattcgagcacttgggtggactcgaggatgtagagcatgcaatcgagtgcttgacacaggcagtcgtacaaacgcctcCGCGCCATCCAAACATGCCCAGTCGGCTCAGTAACCTCGGAAAcgcccatatgtcccgattcaagcacttgggtggactcgaggatgtagagcatgcaatcgagtgcttgacacaggcagtcgtacaaacgcccccgcgCCATCCAGACATGCCCGGTCAGCTCAATAACCTCGGAAAcgcccatatgtcccgattcaagcacttgggtggactcgaggatgtagagcatgcaatcgagtgcttgacacaggcagtcgtacaaacgcccccgcgCCATCCAGACATGCCCGGTCAGCTCAATAACCTCGGAAAcgcccatatgtcccgattcGAGCACTTGGGTAGACTCGAAGATgtagagcatgcaatcgagtgcttgacccaggcagtcgtacaaacgcccccgcgCCATCCAGACATGCCCAGTTGGCTCAGTAACCTCGGAAGcgcccatatgtcccgattcaagcacttgggtggactcgaggatgtagagcatgcaatcgagtgcttgacacaggcagtcgtacaaacgcccccgcgCCATCCAGACATGCCCAGTCGGCTCAATAACCTCGGAAAcgcccatatgtcccgattcaagcacttgggtggactcgaggatgtagagcatgcaatcgagtgcttgacacaggcagtcgtacaaacgcctcCGCGCCATCCAAACATGCCCAGTCGGCTCAGTAACCTCGGAAAcgcccatatgtcccgattcgagcacttgggtggactcgaagatgtagagcatgcaatcgagtgcttgacacaggcagtcgtacaaacgcccccgcgCCATCCAGACATGCCCGGTCAGCTCAATAACCTCGGAAAcgcccatatgtcccgattcgagcacttgggtggactcgaggatgtagagcatgcaatcgagtgcttgacacaggcagtcgtacaaacgcctcCGCGCCATCCAAACATGCCCAGTCGGCTCAGTAACCTCGGAAAcgcccatatgtcccgattcaagcacttgggtggactcgaggatgtagagcatgcagtcgagtgcttgacacaggcagtcgtacaaacgcctcCGCGCCATCCAAACATGCCCAGTCGGCTCAGTAACCTCGGAAGcgcccatatgtcccgattcGAGCACTTGGGTAGACTCGAAGATgtagagcatgcaatcgagtgcttgacacaggcagtcgtacaaacgcctcCGCGCCATCCAGACATGCCCGGTCAGCTCAATAACCTCGGAAAcgcccatatgtcccgattcgagcacttgggtggactcgaggatgtagagcatgcaatcgagtgcttgacacaggcagtcgtacaaacGACCCCGCGCCATCCAAACATGCCCAGTCGGCTCAATAACCTCGGAAACGCATATATCAGTCGCTTTGAACATCTTGGAGATATACAGGACGCTGACCGGGCAATTGAACATCTCGCCTCGGCCACTCAGTTGCAGACCGGTCATCCAAATCAATGTGGTACACTTGCAAACCTTGGTAACGCATACTCACACAGGTTTCGACGGTTACGGCATATAGAAGACCTGAACCAAGCCATAAAATGTAAAGCTCAAGCAGTAGAACTGGCCCCTAGCAATCATGCTAGTCTTCCATCGCTTCTCTCTAGTCTCGGAGCGTCGTTACAACAACGCTTTGATCGGACAGGCTGCACTCAGGATCTAGATAACGCCATCATTCGTCATCATGAAGCAGTCGGTCTGGCTTCGGAGAGCCATGTCCGCTATGCTGCTTATCTCAACAACCTGGGTAACGCATATCTCAGTCGGTTTGAAGCCCATCATCAGCAGGAGGACATAAAGAATGCAGTAGATCACTTCAAGAAGGCAGCGCTATGCACTCAGAAAGATCATGTTGACCTTCCGGGTCTTCTGGCAAATCTATCAAATGCTCTCAGTCAGGAGTTCGAGGCGTTTGAGGACTCAACGGTGCTGGAGCAAGCAATCGAGGCTCAGACTCAAGCTGTATCCTTGGTTCCTGTGGGGCATGTAGACTACCCACGCTTTCATTCGCAGCTAGCTCATCTCCACATTACCCGAATGAAACACTCCTCAGATCCACTCGACATAGCTACGGCTGCTGCTCACTTTCAAGCTGCCGCCAAGTCTAAAGTAGGACATCCTTGTGATAGATTTGTAGCTGCCCGTATGGCGGCGTTAATGAACTCTAAGCTGTCACTGCCCGACACGATTGATGCATTCCAACTGGCCATCGATATGATACCCCAGCTCATCTGGGTAGGCGCCACAGTTGACGACAGATATAGGGACTTACCACTTCTTGGCGACCTCACTCAGAGGGCTGCTGTTGCGGCAATCGACGCGGGAAATCACAGTCTAGCACTTGAATGGCTTGAGCAGGGACGATCTATCGTATGGGGACAGACTCTTCAGCTCCAGACACCACTTGGCGAGCTCTCTTCTAGGCACCCGAATCTAGCGCAAGAGCTCGAGCAAACAGCTGCTGAGCTGAGCCGGGCTAGCTCGGACCCAGTACCGCCTGTTCTAGACGAACCTACGACCGGAAATCTCCAATCACATCAACAAGATCTCCGAGGGCATCATATACGCAGCACTGCCGCCAAATACGAATCTCTGCTGTCCGAGGCCAGGAGCATCCCTGGATTCGAGCGTTTTATGCTGCCTAAGAAGGCATCTGAGCTACTAAAGGCCGCAAGCCATCACCCTGTCGTAGCCGTCAACCTCCACGAGTCCCGTTGCGATGCATTAGCTCTCATTTCTGGAAGCTCGAACATACAGCATATACCACTACCCAATATGACATACGAGAAAGCAGAGATCGCACGGGTAAGGATCCGATACTCACTCAATGGGCGCGGCTTGGAAGAGCGATATAGTATGCGCGGTGCGAAGCCCTTAGGCAAGCAGGACTATTTCCCTAAAGTGCTTGCTACACTCTGGACCGACCTTGTACAGCCGGTTTTACAGGCGTTGGGCTATATG CCACGTCGTTCAGAAGAACTCCCGCATCTTACTTGGTGTATAACAGGTCTGCTCTCATTCCTTCCAATACATGCGGCCGGACACTATGACCGCCCGATGGAGAAGCTCTCAGACTATGCTATCACGTCCTACACCCCTACCCTCGCCGCATTACTACCGAGCAGCCGCACTTGCTCGACATCCTCGCCCAGCCTGCTTACCGTGTGTCAAGCGGCTACACCCAACATGAGTCCCTTGCCTGGAACAACCACCGAACTAGCTAAGATCAAGGAGCGTATCCCTTCAGGAATCAGCTGCAAGCAAATGGACAGCGAGAGCGCCAAGGTTTCGAGCGTACTCGATGCGATGAAGAGTTACTCATGCGTTCACCTAGCATGCCATGCACATCAGAACTTAACTCACCCAACCGAGAGCGGGTTTTATCTTCATGACGGCACTCTCACCCTTCGTGACATCATGCAACAATCGTTCAAACACAAGCATCTCGCGTTTCTCTCTGCGTGCCAGACTGCCAAAGGAGACGACGGGCTTCCTGACGAAGCAGTACATCTAGCCTCGGGGATGCTGATGGCCGGTTATCCGAGCGTAATCGCTACGATGTGGTCGATAGCTGACGTCCATGCTCCGACGATCGCTGATGAGGTATATGCTCGGCTGATGAAAGAAGGGAGTATTGGGCCAGGTGATACGGCTAGGGCGCTTCACTATGCGGTAGCAAAGCTGCGAGAGCAACTGAGGCCCAAGGACTTTGTGCTCTGGATGCCGTACATTCATATCGGAATCTAG